One genomic window of Tribolium castaneum strain GA2 chromosome 10, icTriCast1.1, whole genome shotgun sequence includes the following:
- the Rnf11 gene encoding RING finger protein 11, protein MGNCLKRSTTDDISLLRGSDSVRESSSEQLGPPNYQEPLPIQAASPVYHPSPSVTRSVAQLTEEEQVKIAKRIGLIQHLPTGLYDGCKKARECVICMVEFLVGDALRYLPCMHTYHMSCIDDWLMRSLTCPSCMEPVDAALLTSYETN, encoded by the exons ATGGGTAATTGCTTGAAACGGTCGACAACAGATGACATTTCGCTGTTGAGAGGTAGCGACAGCGTACGCGAGTCCTCCTCTGAGCAGCTGGGGCCCCCCAACTACCAG GAGCCCCTCCCCATCCAAGCGGCTTCGCCCGTGTACCACCCGTCGCCGAGCGTGACGCGGTCCGTGGCTCAGCTAACCGAGGAGGAACAAGTGAAGATAGCTAAGCGTATAGGTCTGATTCAGCACCTGCCGACGGGTTTGTACGACGGGTGTAAGAAAGCCCGTGAGTGTGTGATTTGCATGGTGGAGTTCCTGGTGGGAGATGCCCTCCGATACCTCCCCTGCATGCACACGTATCATATGAGTTGCATCGATGATTGGCTTATGAGGAGTCTGACGTGCCCCAGCTGCATGGAGCCCGTCGACGCGGCTCTGCTCACCAGTTACGAGACCAATTGA